A genomic segment from Streptomyces sp. NBC_01233 encodes:
- a CDS encoding GH1 family beta-glucosidase, translated as MTDMRFPEGFLWGTATAAFQIEGAAASRGPSIWDTFCATPGKVYGGHTGEVAVDHHRLWREDVRMMAELGLGAYRFSVSWPRVLADGIGFYDALVDELLSHGITPCATLYHWDLPQELEAAGGWPERETAYAFASYTAQVAEVLADRVELWTTLNEPWCSAFLGYASGVHAPGRTSPADSLRAAHHLNLAHGLAAAALPSRSRVGIALNPSAVRPLTRSAADADAARRIDALANRIFTGPLLHGAYPQDLLADTAALTDWSFVRTGDEALIHQPLDFLGVNYYTPAVVSAAPGGDGPRADGHGGTAHSPWPAADTVAFHQPPGEQTDMGWSIDPTGLYDLLMRFTREAPGLPLLVTENGAAYAPDLHDPLRIAYLEAHLATVHRALADGAPVEGYFLWSLLDNFEWSYGYSKRFGIVHVDYETQTRTPRSSAHWYARLARKGVMPAGL; from the coding sequence ATGACGGACATGCGATTTCCCGAGGGGTTCCTGTGGGGCACCGCCACGGCGGCCTTCCAGATCGAGGGCGCGGCCGCCTCGCGCGGGCCTTCCATCTGGGACACGTTCTGCGCCACGCCGGGGAAGGTGTACGGCGGGCACACGGGCGAGGTGGCGGTCGACCACCACCGGCTGTGGCGCGAGGACGTCCGGATGATGGCCGAACTGGGGCTCGGCGCGTACCGGTTCTCGGTGTCCTGGCCGCGCGTGCTCGCCGACGGGATCGGCTTCTACGACGCGCTCGTGGACGAGCTGCTCTCCCACGGGATCACGCCCTGCGCGACCCTCTACCACTGGGACCTGCCGCAGGAGCTGGAGGCCGCCGGCGGCTGGCCCGAACGGGAGACGGCCTACGCCTTCGCCTCGTACACGGCCCAGGTCGCGGAGGTGCTCGCCGACCGGGTGGAGCTCTGGACCACGCTCAACGAGCCCTGGTGCAGCGCCTTCCTCGGCTACGCCTCCGGCGTGCACGCCCCGGGCCGCACCTCCCCCGCCGACTCGCTGCGCGCCGCCCACCACCTGAACCTGGCCCACGGCCTGGCCGCCGCCGCCCTGCCCTCCCGGTCCCGGGTCGGCATCGCGCTCAACCCCAGCGCGGTGCGGCCGCTGACCCGCTCGGCGGCCGACGCGGACGCCGCGCGCCGCATCGACGCACTCGCCAACAGGATCTTCACCGGGCCGCTGCTGCACGGCGCCTACCCGCAGGACCTGCTCGCGGACACCGCCGCGCTGACCGACTGGTCCTTCGTCCGCACGGGCGACGAGGCGCTGATCCACCAGCCGCTGGACTTCCTCGGCGTGAACTACTACACGCCGGCAGTGGTGTCGGCGGCCCCCGGCGGGGACGGCCCGCGCGCCGACGGCCACGGCGGCACCGCCCACTCCCCCTGGCCCGCCGCGGACACGGTGGCCTTCCACCAGCCCCCGGGCGAGCAGACCGACATGGGTTGGTCGATCGACCCGACCGGCCTGTACGACCTGCTGATGCGCTTCACCCGCGAGGCGCCCGGCCTGCCGCTGCTGGTCACCGAGAACGGCGCGGCCTACGCCCCGGACCTGCACGATCCGCTCCGCATCGCCTACCTGGAGGCCCATCTCGCCACCGTCCACCGCGCCTTGGCGGACGGCGCCCCCGTCGAGGGCTACTTCCTGTGGTCGCTGCTGGACAACTTCGAGTGGTCCTACGGCTACAGCAAGCGCTTCGGCATCGTGCACGTCGACTACGAGACCCAGACCCGCACCCCGCGCTCCAGCGCCCACTGGTACGCCCGCCTGGCCCGCAAGGGCGTGATGCCCGCGGGCTTGTAG
- a CDS encoding NADPH-dependent F420 reductase: MRYAVLGTGIVGRTLAARLASLGHEVVIGTRDPGTTAGRPEYAEWQAGQPGVRLAGFAEAARDGDTLVNATGGQVSITALTAADAAHLDGKILIDVANPLDFSRGFPPGLDPVDTDSLGELIQRTFPGLRVVKTLNTMNCLVMVDPGRVAGEHHVFLSGEDADAKKAVRELLHSFGWPERSILDLGGIETARGAEMLLPVWLRLMGSLGHTDFNFHIQGASSG; this comes from the coding sequence ATGCGCTACGCAGTCCTCGGAACCGGGATCGTCGGCCGCACGCTGGCCGCCCGGCTCGCCTCCCTGGGCCACGAGGTGGTCATCGGCACCCGGGACCCCGGGACGACCGCCGGGCGCCCCGAGTACGCCGAGTGGCAGGCGGGGCAGCCAGGGGTGCGGCTCGCCGGCTTCGCGGAGGCCGCGCGGGACGGCGACACCCTGGTCAACGCCACCGGCGGGCAGGTCAGCATCACCGCGCTGACGGCGGCGGACGCCGCGCACCTGGACGGCAAGATCCTCATCGACGTCGCGAACCCGCTGGACTTCTCGCGGGGCTTCCCGCCGGGCCTGGACCCGGTGGACACCGACAGCCTGGGCGAGCTGATCCAGCGCACCTTCCCGGGGCTGCGGGTGGTCAAGACGCTCAACACGATGAACTGCCTGGTCATGGTCGATCCGGGCCGGGTCGCCGGCGAGCACCACGTCTTCCTCTCGGGCGAGGACGCGGACGCGAAGAAGGCCGTACGGGAGCTGCTCCACTCCTTCGGCTGGCCGGAGCGGAGCATCCTCGACCTCGGGGGCATCGAGACGGCCCGGGGCGCCGAGATGCTGCTCCCCGTATGGCTCCGGCTGATGGGCTCGCTCGGGCACACGGACTTCAACTTCCACATCCAGGGGGCGTCTTCAGGCTGA
- a CDS encoding response regulator transcription factor — translation MASVLVVEDDQFVRSALIRHLTEASHTVRSVGTALEALREVAHHRFDVVILDLGLPDLDGSEALKMLRGITDVPVIIATARDDEAEIVRLLNDGADDYLTKPFSVEHLSARMAAVLRRSRAAAGAEPPSRVLRVGGLAIDPLRRQAELDGTVLDLTRREFDLLAFLAGRPGVVVARRELLAEVWQQSYGDDQTIDVHLSWLRRKLGETAARPRYLHTLRGVGVKLEPPQ, via the coding sequence ATGGCAAGTGTGCTCGTGGTCGAGGACGACCAGTTCGTACGTTCCGCCCTCATCCGGCACCTGACCGAGGCCTCGCACACCGTGCGGAGCGTCGGCACGGCCCTGGAGGCCCTGCGCGAGGTCGCGCACCACCGCTTCGACGTGGTCATCCTCGACCTCGGGCTGCCGGACCTCGACGGGTCGGAGGCGCTCAAGATGCTGCGCGGCATCACCGACGTGCCCGTGATCATCGCGACCGCGCGCGACGACGAGGCGGAGATCGTCCGGCTGCTCAACGACGGCGCCGACGACTACCTGACCAAACCCTTCTCCGTGGAGCACCTCTCCGCCCGCATGGCCGCCGTCCTGCGCCGCTCCCGGGCCGCCGCCGGGGCCGAACCCCCCTCGCGCGTGCTGCGCGTCGGCGGGCTCGCCATCGACCCGCTGCGCCGCCAGGCCGAGCTCGACGGGACCGTACTGGACCTCACCCGGCGGGAGTTCGACCTGCTGGCCTTCCTCGCCGGGCGCCCCGGGGTGGTCGTGGCCCGCCGCGAACTGCTCGCCGAGGTCTGGCAGCAGTCGTACGGGGACGACCAGACCATCGACGTCCACCTGTCCTGGCTGCGCCGCAAACTCGGCGAAACGGCCGCCCGCCCGCGGTACCTGCACACGCTGCGGGGTGTCGGCGTCAAGCTGGAGCCGCCGCAGTGA
- a CDS encoding ABC transporter substrate-binding protein, whose translation MRAQARVRRNLVTVVTAVGAAALLLAGCAQDPAEKPDAGAQDGGKGKTTLTVGVFGAFGLKEAGLYDEYMAQNPGIRIEQTSIERNENYYPQLLTHLGTGSGLADIQAVEVNNIAEITATQADKLVDLGKAPGVDKAAYLPWKWAQGTASAAKGGATVGLGTDIGPQGICYRKDLFEAAGLPTDRAAVGALWAGDWNKYLEAGRAYKAKAGDGKAFVDSASGVMAAVTGSSAQRFYDEQGKVVYKTNPAVHGAFDLAASFATDGLSAKLQQFTPGWDQGFANGSFATVSCPAWMLGYIQDKAGPAGKDKWDVAQAPKPSNWGGSFLIVPKAGKHAEEAAKLAAWLTAPAQQAKLFEKRGSFPSASAAYKLPAVSGAQHAYFGGAPIGEIFAKAAEGVPVTVVGPKDLVIAQNLADIGMLQVDQKGRSPQEGWEAAVKAIDNALDQ comes from the coding sequence ATGCGAGCCCAAGCCCGAGTGCGAAGAAACCTCGTCACGGTGGTCACCGCGGTGGGAGCGGCCGCCCTGCTGCTCGCGGGATGCGCGCAGGACCCGGCCGAGAAGCCGGACGCCGGCGCCCAGGACGGCGGCAAGGGGAAGACCACCCTCACCGTCGGGGTCTTCGGGGCCTTCGGCCTGAAGGAGGCCGGGCTCTACGACGAGTACATGGCGCAGAATCCCGGGATCCGGATCGAGCAGACCTCCATCGAGCGCAACGAGAACTACTACCCCCAGCTCCTCACCCACCTGGGCACCGGCAGCGGGCTCGCGGACATCCAGGCCGTCGAGGTCAACAACATCGCCGAGATCACCGCCACCCAGGCCGACAAGCTCGTCGACCTCGGCAAGGCGCCCGGTGTCGACAAGGCCGCCTACCTGCCGTGGAAGTGGGCGCAGGGCACGGCGAGCGCGGCGAAGGGCGGGGCCACGGTCGGCCTCGGCACCGACATAGGCCCGCAGGGCATCTGCTACCGCAAGGACCTCTTCGAGGCGGCCGGGCTGCCCACCGACCGGGCGGCGGTCGGGGCGCTGTGGGCGGGCGACTGGAACAAGTACCTGGAGGCGGGCCGGGCGTACAAGGCGAAGGCCGGCGACGGAAAGGCCTTCGTGGACTCGGCGTCGGGTGTGATGGCGGCGGTGACCGGAAGCAGCGCCCAGCGCTTCTACGACGAGCAGGGCAAGGTCGTCTACAAGACCAACCCGGCGGTGCACGGGGCCTTCGACCTGGCGGCCTCCTTCGCCACCGACGGGCTGAGCGCCAAGCTCCAGCAGTTCACCCCGGGCTGGGACCAGGGCTTCGCCAACGGCTCCTTCGCCACGGTCTCCTGCCCGGCCTGGATGCTCGGCTACATCCAGGACAAGGCGGGACCGGCGGGCAAGGACAAGTGGGACGTGGCGCAGGCGCCGAAGCCCAGCAACTGGGGCGGCTCCTTCCTCATCGTGCCGAAGGCGGGCAAGCACGCCGAGGAGGCGGCGAAGCTGGCGGCCTGGCTGACGGCGCCGGCGCAGCAGGCGAAGCTCTTCGAGAAGCGGGGCAGCTTCCCGAGCGCGAGCGCCGCGTACAAGCTGCCGGCGGTGTCGGGCGCGCAGCACGCGTACTTCGGCGGCGCCCCGATCGGCGAGATCTTCGCGAAGGCGGCCGAAGGGGTGCCGGTGACGGTGGTCGGCCCGAAGGACCTGGTGATCGCGCAGAACCTGGCGGACATCGGCATGCTCCAGGTCGACCAGAAGGGCCGGTCGCCTCAGGAGGGCTGGGAGGCCGCCGTGAAGGCGATCGACAACGCCCTGGATCAGTGA
- a CDS encoding sensor histidine kinase, which yields MRWALVKVCLAVTAMVVVAFAVPLGLVVQEMASDRAFSNAERQAATIGPTLSITTDPVQLQKAVESTQMGAARRMAVHVPAMGDSAPVEIGQGRAGAHAVGETRRIGRATTASVAGRGSALLQPTALGSGDIAVVEIFVPESEVSNGVATAWVVLAGVGLALIVGSVGVADRLGARLVRPAERLADAAHQLGEGRLGARVPEVGPKELRSAAVAFNAMADQVVGLLANERELAADLSHRLRTPLTVLRLNTASLGDGAAAEQTRAAVEQLEREVDTIIRTAREQRPATGLVGAGAGCDASEVIRDRMDFWSALAEDEGREVRLAGVDRTVRIPVARPELAAALDAMLGNVFRHTREGTPFSVDVHDAGDAVIVLVSDAGPGIADPEAALRRGNDGERDGSTGLGLDIVRRVAESTGGDVRLGRSVLGGTEVRVWIGLDGRTLGGPGGGGRAGRGRRGNRRNRGRA from the coding sequence ATGAGATGGGCCCTCGTCAAGGTGTGCCTCGCGGTCACGGCCATGGTGGTCGTGGCCTTCGCCGTACCCCTCGGGCTCGTCGTCCAGGAGATGGCCAGCGACCGGGCCTTCTCCAACGCCGAGCGGCAGGCCGCCACCATCGGTCCGACCCTGTCCATCACCACCGACCCGGTCCAGCTGCAGAAGGCGGTGGAGTCCACGCAGATGGGCGCCGCCCGGCGGATGGCCGTCCACGTGCCCGCCATGGGCGACAGCGCCCCGGTGGAGATCGGCCAGGGCCGGGCGGGCGCGCACGCCGTCGGCGAGACCCGGCGGATCGGGCGGGCCACGACGGCCTCGGTGGCCGGCAGGGGTTCGGCGCTGCTCCAGCCGACCGCGCTCGGCTCCGGAGACATCGCGGTGGTGGAGATCTTCGTACCGGAGAGCGAGGTCAGCAACGGCGTCGCGACCGCCTGGGTGGTGCTCGCCGGCGTCGGGCTGGCGCTGATCGTGGGCTCGGTGGGCGTCGCCGACCGGCTCGGCGCCCGGCTGGTACGGCCGGCCGAGCGGCTCGCGGACGCCGCGCACCAGCTGGGCGAGGGCCGGCTCGGGGCGCGGGTGCCGGAGGTGGGGCCGAAGGAACTCCGCTCGGCGGCCGTCGCGTTCAACGCGATGGCGGACCAGGTGGTGGGACTCCTCGCCAATGAGCGGGAGCTGGCCGCCGACCTCTCGCACCGGCTGCGGACGCCGCTGACGGTGCTGCGGCTCAACACGGCCTCGCTCGGGGACGGCGCGGCCGCCGAACAGACCCGGGCCGCGGTGGAGCAGCTGGAGCGCGAGGTCGACACGATCATCCGTACGGCGCGGGAGCAGCGCCCGGCCACCGGCCTGGTCGGGGCGGGCGCCGGCTGCGACGCCTCCGAGGTGATCCGCGACCGGATGGACTTCTGGTCGGCGCTCGCGGAGGACGAGGGCCGCGAGGTGCGGCTCGCGGGGGTGGACCGTACGGTGCGGATCCCCGTGGCCCGGCCCGAGCTCGCCGCCGCCCTCGACGCCATGCTCGGCAACGTCTTCCGGCACACCCGCGAGGGCACCCCCTTCTCGGTGGACGTCCACGATGCCGGGGACGCCGTCATCGTGCTCGTCTCGGACGCGGGCCCCGGCATCGCCGACCCGGAGGCCGCCCTGCGCCGCGGCAACGACGGCGAGCGCGACGGATCGACCGGCCTGGGCCTGGACATCGTGCGCCGCGTCGCGGAGTCGACGGGCGGCGACGTTCGGCTGGGGCGCTCGGTGCTCGGCGGGACCGAGGTGCGGGTGTGGATCGGCCTGGACGGCCGGACCCTCGGCGGTCCGGGCGGCGGGGGGCGGGCGGGCCGCGGGCGGCGCGGCAACCGACGTAACCGGGGGCGCGCCTAG
- a CDS encoding carbohydrate ABC transporter permease yields MRSLRAGRLTYLVLGLFTAGSLFPLVWTAIAASRNSTRLAQTPPPFWFGGNLGRNLQIAWTDANMGTALLNTVIVAGTVTAGTVLFSTLAGFAFAKLRFRGRRMLMSLVIGTMLIPPQLSVVPLYMLIARLSWTDRLQAVILPTLVGAFGVFFMRQYLVHALPIELVEAARTDGASSLRVMWHVVFPAARPAMAVLGMLTFVMAWNDFFWPIVALTQNGSPTVQVALTGLGRGYIPDQSVIMAGALLGTLPLLLVFIVFGRQIVGGIMQGAVKG; encoded by the coding sequence ATGAGATCACTGCGCGCGGGCCGGCTCACGTACCTGGTGCTCGGCCTCTTCACCGCCGGCTCGCTCTTCCCGCTCGTGTGGACGGCGATCGCGGCCTCCCGGAACAGCACGCGCCTGGCCCAGACCCCGCCGCCGTTCTGGTTCGGCGGGAACCTGGGGCGCAACCTCCAGATCGCCTGGACCGACGCCAACATGGGCACCGCCCTGCTGAACACCGTGATCGTGGCGGGCACGGTCACCGCGGGCACCGTGCTCTTCTCCACCCTGGCGGGCTTCGCCTTCGCCAAACTCCGCTTCCGCGGCCGCCGGATGCTGATGTCGCTCGTGATCGGGACGATGCTGATCCCGCCGCAGCTGAGCGTGGTGCCGCTCTACATGCTGATCGCGCGGCTGTCGTGGACCGACCGGCTCCAGGCGGTGATCCTGCCGACCCTGGTGGGCGCCTTCGGGGTGTTCTTCATGCGCCAGTACCTGGTGCACGCGCTGCCGATCGAACTGGTGGAGGCCGCACGCACCGACGGGGCGAGCTCCCTGCGGGTCATGTGGCACGTGGTGTTCCCGGCGGCCCGGCCGGCGATGGCGGTGCTGGGGATGCTCACCTTCGTCATGGCCTGGAACGACTTCTTCTGGCCGATCGTCGCGCTGACCCAGAACGGCAGCCCGACGGTGCAGGTGGCCCTGACCGGGCTGGGCCGGGGCTACATACCGGACCAGTCGGTGATCATGGCGGGCGCCCTGCTGGGCACGCTCCCGCTGCTGCTGGTGTTCATCGTCTTCGGCCGCCAGATCGTCGGCGGCATCATGCAGGGAGCGGTCAAGGGATGA
- a CDS encoding MarR family winged helix-turn-helix transcriptional regulator: MSTDPTRTGGAEWSRAELLARIVTESQRHYADYSLFNQAMADHVGLHPTDMQCVALLDMEPGPVSTGDIARLTGLTSGSATRLVDRMVKAGIVQRHADPNDRRRSLVSLSPEARERIGAAWDTPGRAFGAVLESYSDAELTVIADYLHRAAEVGRAQAKRLTSGEPG, from the coding sequence ATGTCAACCGATCCCACTCGTACGGGTGGTGCGGAATGGAGCCGAGCCGAGCTGCTCGCGCGCATCGTCACCGAGAGCCAGCGGCACTACGCCGACTACTCCCTCTTCAACCAGGCGATGGCCGACCACGTCGGCCTCCACCCCACCGACATGCAGTGCGTCGCCCTCCTCGACATGGAGCCCGGACCCGTCAGCACCGGCGATATCGCCCGCCTCACCGGCCTGACCTCCGGTTCCGCCACCCGCCTCGTCGACCGGATGGTCAAGGCCGGCATCGTCCAGCGGCACGCCGACCCGAACGACCGCCGCCGCTCCCTCGTCTCCCTCTCCCCCGAGGCCCGCGAGCGGATCGGGGCGGCATGGGACACCCCCGGCCGCGCCTTCGGCGCCGTACTGGAGAGCTACTCCGACGCCGAGCTCACCGTGATCGCCGACTACCTGCACCGCGCCGCCGAGGTCGGCCGCGCCCAGGCCAAACGGCTCACCTCGGGGGAGCCCGGCTGA
- a CDS encoding carbohydrate ABC transporter permease — translation MTDETAVLSPSAVGPHRPAAEGGGRGRPGQVWRSRRYRWDLRFSPYAFVAPFFLFFAAFGLFPLLYTGWAALHQVELTDPDSMTWVGLRNFTRLWDDEFFWNALRNTFTIGLLSTVPQLAIALGLAHLLNYKLRGSAFFRVALLTPYATSVAAATLVFVLLFGRDYGMVNWVLSTVGFGAVDWQNGTFASQLAVSTIVIWRWTGYNALIYLAAMQAVPGELYESAALDGASRWQQFRHVTVPSLRPTIFFTCVVSTIGATQLFGEPLLFNGGSGATGGSDHQFQTLGLYLYEQGWVNLHLGRASAIAWAMFLILLLIAGAARLLRGRKDSR, via the coding sequence GTGACGGACGAGACCGCTGTCCTGTCCCCTTCCGCCGTCGGCCCGCACCGGCCGGCGGCGGAGGGGGGCGGCCGGGGCCGGCCGGGCCAGGTGTGGCGCTCGCGCCGCTACCGCTGGGACCTGCGCTTCAGCCCGTACGCCTTCGTGGCGCCCTTCTTCCTCTTCTTCGCCGCCTTCGGGCTGTTCCCGCTGCTCTACACGGGCTGGGCTGCGCTGCACCAGGTGGAACTGACCGATCCCGACAGCATGACGTGGGTGGGGCTGAGGAACTTCACCCGGCTGTGGGACGACGAGTTCTTCTGGAACGCGCTGCGCAACACCTTCACCATCGGGCTGCTGTCCACGGTTCCGCAGCTGGCGATCGCGCTCGGCCTGGCCCATCTGCTCAACTACAAGCTGCGCGGGTCCGCCTTCTTCCGGGTCGCGCTGCTCACCCCGTACGCGACCTCGGTGGCGGCCGCCACCCTCGTCTTCGTGCTGCTCTTCGGCCGGGACTACGGGATGGTCAACTGGGTGCTCTCGACGGTCGGTTTCGGGGCGGTCGACTGGCAGAACGGCACCTTCGCCTCGCAGTTGGCGGTCTCCACCATCGTGATCTGGCGGTGGACCGGCTACAACGCGCTGATCTACCTGGCCGCCATGCAGGCCGTGCCGGGCGAGCTCTACGAGTCCGCCGCGCTGGACGGGGCCTCGCGCTGGCAGCAGTTCCGCCACGTCACGGTGCCCTCGCTGCGGCCGACGATCTTCTTCACCTGTGTCGTGTCGACGATCGGGGCGACCCAGCTGTTCGGGGAGCCGCTGCTGTTCAACGGCGGGTCGGGCGCGACGGGCGGCTCGGACCACCAGTTCCAGACGCTCGGGCTGTACCTGTACGAGCAGGGCTGGGTGAACCTGCACCTCGGGCGGGCCTCGGCGATCGCATGGGCGATGTTCCTGATCCTGCTGCTGATCGCCGGGGCGGCGCGGCTGCTGCGCGGACGGAAGGACTCCCGATGA
- a CDS encoding class I SAM-dependent methyltransferase — MSDFPATPGAPTPGTPSTAGSDYTQRLARLEQSGIKRLLPTQAPYRWNLQRLNLGRVLDIGCGLGRNLLHCGPDSVGVDHNPHSVQTCRERGLNAHTPDGLTAAPDCGPGSFDSLLVAHVLEHVDEETAAALLEEYLPLVKPGGSVVMITPQEVGYRSDATHIRWVDFEQLRSHAGRAGVAVRRTYSFPFPRPMGKVFPYNEFVLVGTVPA; from the coding sequence ATGTCTGATTTCCCCGCAACCCCTGGTGCCCCCACCCCCGGCACCCCGAGCACAGCCGGTTCCGATTACACCCAGCGGCTGGCGCGCCTGGAGCAGTCCGGAATCAAGCGGCTGCTGCCCACACAGGCTCCGTACCGCTGGAACCTGCAGCGGCTGAACCTGGGCCGGGTCCTCGACATCGGCTGCGGGCTGGGGCGGAACCTGCTCCACTGCGGCCCGGACAGCGTCGGCGTCGACCACAACCCGCATTCGGTGCAGACCTGCCGCGAGCGCGGACTGAACGCCCACACCCCCGACGGGCTGACCGCCGCCCCGGACTGCGGTCCCGGGTCCTTCGACAGCCTGCTGGTCGCGCACGTGCTGGAGCACGTCGACGAGGAGACCGCGGCGGCGCTGCTGGAGGAGTACCTTCCGCTGGTCAAGCCGGGCGGCTCGGTCGTCATGATCACCCCGCAGGAGGTCGGCTACCGGTCCGACGCCACGCACATCCGCTGGGTCGACTTCGAGCAGCTGCGCAGCCACGCCGGCCGGGCCGGCGTGGCGGTCCGGCGGACCTACTCCTTCCCCTTCCCCCGGCCGATGGGCAAGGTCTTCCCGTACAACGAGTTCGTGCTGGTGGGCACGGTCCCGGCCTGA
- a CDS encoding IS701 family transposase, with translation MESWSEGVAGLHARFGHRFGRSEPRDRALDYMTGLLAPLEKKNGWTLAEQVGQLRPDGVQRLLNHSEWDENAVRDDVRDFVVETIGAKDGVLIGDDTGFLKKGTRSAGVQRQYSGTAGRTENCQIGTFLAYASAKGRALIDRELYVPKSWTDDRDRCRAAGIDDTVPFATKIEHLKWMLQRAIDAAVPFAWVTADEAYGQVKHFRAWLEERQAAYVLATKVNDTVITADGRDARVDELIAALPKQAWKRISAGAGAHGQRIYHWARVAIRPAWEGGFGHWVLARRNLSDPTDIAYYVCYGPVTSRLKDLVRTAGARWAVEECFQTAKGECGLDHYQVRLYRAWYRHITLAMAVLAYLTAIRAAEAAKGAAEMTSKTSYPSASRRSAG, from the coding sequence ATCGAGTCGTGGTCCGAGGGTGTAGCGGGGTTGCATGCCCGGTTCGGGCATCGTTTTGGCAGGTCGGAGCCACGTGATCGGGCTCTGGACTACATGACGGGCCTGCTTGCGCCGCTAGAGAAGAAGAACGGGTGGACGCTGGCCGAGCAGGTCGGCCAGCTCCGCCCGGACGGTGTGCAACGCCTGCTCAACCACTCCGAATGGGACGAGAACGCGGTCCGCGACGATGTCCGGGACTTCGTCGTGGAGACCATCGGCGCCAAGGATGGCGTGCTCATCGGGGACGACACCGGGTTCCTGAAGAAGGGCACCAGGTCAGCAGGGGTCCAGCGGCAGTATTCCGGCACCGCTGGCCGCACCGAGAACTGCCAGATCGGCACCTTCCTCGCCTACGCATCCGCCAAAGGGCGGGCGCTGATCGACCGGGAACTCTACGTCCCGAAGTCCTGGACGGACGACCGCGACCGCTGCCGGGCAGCCGGGATCGACGACACCGTGCCGTTCGCCACGAAGATCGAGCACCTCAAGTGGATGCTGCAACGCGCCATCGACGCGGCTGTTCCCTTCGCCTGGGTGACCGCGGACGAGGCATACGGGCAGGTCAAGCACTTCCGCGCCTGGCTGGAAGAACGCCAGGCCGCGTATGTGCTGGCCACCAAGGTCAACGACACCGTGATCACCGCCGACGGCCGGGACGCCCGCGTCGACGAGCTGATCGCGGCCCTGCCGAAGCAGGCATGGAAGCGGATCTCCGCCGGAGCAGGCGCCCACGGCCAGCGGATCTACCACTGGGCCCGCGTCGCGATCCGGCCCGCCTGGGAGGGCGGATTCGGGCACTGGGTGCTCGCCCGCCGCAACCTGTCCGACCCCACCGACATCGCCTACTACGTCTGCTATGGCCCCGTCACTTCCCGGCTGAAAGACCTGGTCAGGACCGCCGGAGCCAGGTGGGCGGTGGAGGAATGCTTCCAGACCGCGAAGGGTGAATGCGGGCTCGATCACTACCAGGTGCGGCTCTACCGGGCCTGGTACCGGCACATCACCCTGGCCATGGCCGTCCTGGCCTACCTCACGGCCATCCGTGCCGCAGAAGCCGCAAAAGGGGCAGCGGAGATGACGAGCAAGACCTCATACCCCTCAGCGTCCCGGAGATCCGCCGGATGA
- a CDS encoding SDR family oxidoreductase, which translates to MSILVTGGRGAVARGLCAHLDAHGVPYRLGSRERGTPGAVHCDLTDPSTFPGALAGVRSVFLYAEAAGIDAFVKEAVTAGVEHVVLPSSSSVLAPDAAGSPLSASHLAVEQALSASPLRTTLLRPGSFAGNAQGWAWSVKSGRPVHLPYPGAYCDPVHEADLAEAAFAVLTDPALAGRAATRAGPTSSPGPPWSPRGPGPRRYPRPWASPSGSSSRPGRRPAPRCRPSCRSRSWRAPWGSSAIRCPPN; encoded by the coding sequence ATGTCGATTCTCGTCACCGGCGGCCGCGGTGCGGTCGCCCGCGGCCTCTGCGCCCACCTCGACGCCCACGGCGTCCCGTACCGCCTCGGCTCCCGCGAGCGGGGCACGCCCGGTGCGGTCCACTGCGACCTCACCGACCCGTCGACCTTCCCCGGCGCCCTCGCCGGTGTCCGCTCCGTCTTCCTCTATGCCGAGGCCGCCGGCATCGACGCCTTCGTCAAGGAGGCCGTCACCGCCGGGGTTGAGCACGTGGTGCTCCCGTCCTCCTCCTCGGTGCTCGCCCCGGACGCCGCCGGAAGCCCGCTGTCCGCGTCCCACCTCGCCGTCGAGCAGGCCCTGTCGGCCTCCCCGCTGCGCACCACCCTGCTGCGCCCGGGTTCCTTCGCGGGCAACGCCCAGGGCTGGGCCTGGTCCGTGAAGTCCGGCCGCCCGGTCCACCTGCCCTACCCCGGCGCCTACTGCGACCCCGTCCACGAGGCCGACCTGGCCGAGGCGGCCTTCGCCGTCCTCACCGACCCCGCCCTCGCCGGCCGCGCCGCCACACGGGCCGGACCTACGAGCTCACCGGGCCCGCCCTGGTCACCCCGAGGGCCCGGGCCGAGGCGATATCCGCGGCCCTGGGCGAGCCCGTCCGGTTCGTCGAGCAGACCCGGGAGGAGGCCCGCGCCCAGATGCCGACCTTCATGCCGGAGCCGGTCGTGGAGGGCACCCTGGGGATCCTCGGCGATCCGCTGCCCGCCGAACTGA